A genome region from Hydrogenoanaerobacterium saccharovorans includes the following:
- the ffh gene encoding signal recognition particle protein, protein MAFEGLSDKLSAAFKKLRSKGKLSEADVKEAMREVRLALLEADVNYKVAKDFVKSVTERAIGSDVLTSLTPAQQVIKIVNDELTTLMGAENSRINFSSKIPTIIMMCGLQGSGKTTHSAKLAKFFKKQGKRPLLVACDVYRPAAIDQLKVVGEKVGAPVFEMGQIDPVTIAKKAISHAKDYGHDIVILDTAGRLHIDEQLMGELKNIKSELKPNEILLVIDSMTGQDAVNVAKSFDEALGIDGVILTKLDGDTRGGAALSVRAVTGKPIKFVGMGEKLEDLEPFYPDRMASRILGMGDVLTLIDKAQEQLDLGKSEKMAQKLKENSFDLDDLLEQMKQIRKMGPLSQVLSMLPGVKGAIKDEEAEQGEAQLRQIETIINSMTKAERAKPAIVNPSRKRRIAAGSGTKVEDVNRLLRQFEQMQKMMKQFSGMGKKGKRMRGMMSGMGGGSPFGL, encoded by the coding sequence ATGGCATTTGAGGGACTGTCGGATAAGCTTTCTGCCGCGTTTAAAAAGCTGCGTTCCAAAGGAAAATTATCCGAGGCTGATGTCAAAGAGGCAATGCGCGAAGTTCGCCTTGCATTGCTTGAAGCCGACGTCAATTATAAGGTGGCGAAAGACTTCGTCAAATCCGTAACCGAACGTGCTATCGGCTCGGATGTATTAACCAGCCTTACTCCCGCACAGCAGGTTATTAAAATTGTTAATGACGAACTAACCACGCTCATGGGTGCGGAAAACAGCAGAATCAATTTTTCTTCCAAAATCCCCACTATTATTATGATGTGCGGTTTACAGGGTTCGGGTAAAACCACGCACTCTGCAAAACTGGCAAAATTCTTTAAAAAGCAGGGCAAGCGCCCGCTGCTTGTAGCGTGTGACGTTTACCGCCCCGCTGCAATTGATCAGCTTAAGGTGGTAGGCGAAAAAGTTGGCGCGCCTGTATTTGAAATGGGGCAGATTGACCCTGTCACCATCGCAAAAAAAGCGATTTCGCACGCAAAAGACTATGGACATGATATTGTCATTCTCGACACCGCCGGTCGTCTGCACATTGATGAGCAGCTGATGGGCGAGCTTAAAAACATTAAATCCGAACTCAAACCCAACGAAATACTGCTTGTTATCGACTCTATGACCGGTCAAGATGCAGTAAATGTTGCAAAAAGTTTTGACGAGGCACTGGGGATTGACGGTGTTATTCTTACCAAACTAGATGGTGATACCCGCGGCGGTGCGGCACTTTCGGTACGCGCTGTTACAGGCAAGCCGATTAAATTTGTGGGTATGGGCGAAAAACTGGAGGATCTCGAGCCGTTTTACCCCGACCGCATGGCTTCTCGCATTTTGGGTATGGGCGATGTGCTCACCTTGATTGACAAAGCGCAGGAACAACTCGACTTGGGTAAGTCGGAAAAGATGGCACAAAAGTTAAAAGAAAACTCTTTTGATTTGGATGATTTGCTTGAACAAATGAAGCAAATACGCAAAATGGGGCCCCTCAGCCAGGTGCTTTCGATGCTTCCGGGAGTAAAAGGTGCCATTAAAGATGAAGAAGCCGAACAGGGCGAAGCACAGCTTCGTCAGATTGAAACCATCATCAACTCGATGACCAAAGCAGAACGTGCAAAGCCGGCTATCGTAAACCCTTCTCGCAAGCGCAGAATTGCGGCGGGCAGCGGCACAAAGGTAGAAGATGTCAACCGTTTGCTGCGCCAATTTGAACAAATGCAAAAAATGATGAAGCAATTCAGCGGTATGGGAAAAAAAGGCAAACGCATGCGTGGCATGATGAGCGGTATGGGCGGCGGCTCTCCGTTCGGATTATAA
- the rimM gene encoding ribosome maturation factor RimM (Essential for efficient processing of 16S rRNA) → MIQQFLDTGEIVSVHGIRGEVKINPWSDTPDFLCDFKRFYLDKNGTNSIEAERVRVHKNVVIAKIKGIDTVEDAAKLRGKTLYINRDDCKLDEGDFFVQDLIGMQVQDADTGEIYGTICDVSQTGANDVYHIRAEGKADKFIPAIKQVVLRTDLQANLMMIRPLEGLFDEN, encoded by the coding sequence ATGATACAACAATTCTTAGATACAGGTGAAATCGTTTCGGTGCACGGCATACGCGGTGAAGTAAAAATCAATCCTTGGAGCGATACCCCCGATTTTCTTTGCGATTTCAAGCGGTTTTATTTGGATAAAAACGGCACAAATAGCATTGAAGCCGAGCGTGTGCGTGTGCATAAAAACGTAGTAATTGCTAAAATCAAAGGGATTGATACCGTTGAGGATGCAGCAAAACTGCGCGGAAAAACCTTGTACATTAACCGCGATGACTGCAAACTGGACGAAGGAGATTTTTTTGTGCAGGATTTGATTGGAATGCAGGTACAGGATGCCGATACCGGTGAAATTTATGGTACCATCTGTGATGTATCGCAAACCGGCGCAAATGACGTTTATCACATCCGTGCAGAGGGCAAAGCCGACAAGTTCATTCCCGCCATCAAGCAAGTGGTACTCCGCACCGATTTGCAAGCCAATTTGATGATGATTCGTCCGTTGGAGGGCTTGTTTGATGAGAATTGA
- a CDS encoding iron-containing alcohol dehydrogenase, whose translation MARFTLPRDIYHGPGAIEELKNLKGKKAIVVVGGGSMKRFGFLDKVVNNLKAAGMEVQLFENVEPDPSVETVMKGAAAMREFQPDWIVSIGGGSPIDAAKAMWVFYEYPETTFEEIIQPFSFPELRKKAKFLAIPSTSGTATEVTAFSVITDYAKGIKYPLADFNITPDVAVVDPDLAETMPAKLTAHTGMDALTHAVEAYVSTLNCCFTDPLALKAIEMVFQYLEASYKGDMKAREQMHYAQCLAGMAFSNALLGIVHSMAHKTGAAYKNGHIVHGCANAMYLPQVIKFNAKNAVAAERYAQIAKFVGLKGATTAELVKALCDKIDEYNVALSIPKCIKDYENGMVPEDEFLEKLPQVAELAIGDACTGSNPRIPTQEEMEKLLKCCYYGTEVDF comes from the coding sequence ATGGCACGTTTCACATTACCAAGAGACATTTATCATGGCCCCGGTGCAATTGAAGAACTGAAAAATTTAAAAGGCAAAAAGGCAATTGTGGTAGTAGGCGGCGGCTCTATGAAGCGTTTTGGCTTTTTGGACAAAGTTGTAAACAACTTAAAGGCAGCCGGTATGGAAGTGCAGCTTTTCGAAAATGTTGAGCCGGATCCTTCTGTAGAAACTGTCATGAAGGGTGCTGCTGCAATGCGTGAGTTCCAGCCCGACTGGATTGTTTCCATCGGCGGCGGTTCCCCCATCGATGCTGCAAAAGCGATGTGGGTATTCTACGAGTATCCCGAAACTACCTTCGAAGAAATCATCCAGCCGTTCTCTTTCCCCGAACTGCGTAAAAAGGCAAAATTCCTCGCAATTCCCTCTACATCGGGTACTGCAACCGAGGTTACCGCTTTCTCGGTTATTACCGATTATGCCAAGGGCATTAAATATCCGTTGGCAGACTTTAATATTACCCCCGATGTTGCTGTTGTTGACCCCGATTTGGCTGAAACCATGCCCGCTAAACTAACCGCACATACCGGTATGGATGCGCTCACCCACGCTGTTGAGGCTTATGTATCAACCCTAAACTGCTGCTTTACCGACCCATTGGCGCTAAAAGCCATCGAAATGGTATTTCAGTATCTCGAGGCGTCTTACAAAGGTGATATGAAAGCTCGTGAGCAGATGCACTATGCACAGTGCTTAGCAGGTATGGCGTTTTCTAACGCACTTCTCGGCATTGTCCATTCTATGGCACATAAAACCGGTGCAGCTTACAAAAACGGGCACATCGTTCATGGCTGTGCAAATGCTATGTATCTGCCGCAGGTTATCAAGTTCAATGCTAAAAACGCGGTAGCCGCCGAGAGATACGCACAAATCGCAAAATTTGTTGGGTTAAAAGGTGCTACCACAGCAGAATTGGTAAAAGCTTTGTGCGATAAGATTGATGAGTACAATGTTGCTCTCAGTATCCCTAAATGCATTAAAGATTATGAAAACGGCATGGTGCCCGAGGATGAGTTCTTAGAGAAACTGCCTCAAGTAGCAGAGCTTGCAATTGGCGATGCCTGCACCGGTTCCAACCCGAGAATTCCTACTCAAGAAGAGATGGAAAAACTCTTAAAATGCTGCTATTACGGTACCGAAGTAGATTTCTAA
- a CDS encoding FeoA family protein has protein sequence MNKKSKTLKDLHPGQSAKIVSIGGAGALKRRLIDMGLTPGCDVFVRKVAPLGDPIEINIRGYELSLRKDDAKNILLLSE, from the coding sequence ATGAATAAAAAAAGCAAAACCTTAAAAGATTTGCACCCCGGGCAGAGCGCAAAGATTGTATCCATCGGCGGCGCAGGGGCACTCAAACGTCGCCTTATCGATATGGGGTTAACTCCCGGTTGTGACGTTTTTGTGCGCAAAGTAGCACCACTGGGCGACCCTATCGAAATCAATATCCGCGGTTATGAGCTTTCGCTGCGCAAAGACGATGCAAAAAACATTCTTCTACTATCTGAATAA
- a CDS encoding DUF554 domain-containing protein: MIGTIVNTVAIALGGLIGLLIKRGVPKHVEDAVMSSLGIGILIVALNGVLSSMITVLPSGKLRDRGGLLLIISLAVGTLIGELLKIDDRLNLLGRMIENKLKVDGFAKGFISSSLIFCVGAMSIIGPLNDGLRGDSSVLFIKSALDGTTALILASTLGVGVLFSAIPVLLYQGTIAMLAGVLTKAVSDDLLSMICMVGYAIVLCIGLNFIGSSKIKTANIIPALLVPVVYNMLMMLKTL; this comes from the coding sequence ATGATAGGAACAATTGTTAATACGGTAGCAATTGCATTGGGCGGGCTGATTGGCTTGCTGATTAAACGTGGTGTACCAAAGCATGTAGAAGATGCAGTGATGTCCTCGCTGGGTATCGGAATTCTGATTGTAGCGCTTAACGGCGTACTTTCCTCAATGATTACCGTATTGCCTTCGGGCAAGTTGAGGGACAGAGGCGGGCTGCTGCTTATCATCAGTTTGGCAGTTGGCACCTTGATCGGTGAACTTTTAAAGATTGATGACCGGCTGAACCTTTTGGGAAGAATGATTGAAAACAAGCTGAAAGTAGATGGTTTTGCAAAAGGTTTTATCAGTTCTTCGCTTATATTCTGCGTTGGTGCAATGTCCATCATCGGGCCGCTTAACGACGGGCTGCGCGGTGACTCAAGTGTACTGTTTATAAAAAGTGCACTCGACGGCACCACGGCACTTATTCTTGCATCCACTTTAGGGGTGGGGGTGCTGTTTTCTGCAATCCCTGTATTACTCTATCAAGGCACCATCGCCATGCTTGCAGGTGTACTTACCAAAGCAGTGTCCGACGATTTGTTGTCGATGATATGTATGGTGGGATATGCCATTGTTCTTTGTATAGGGCTAAACTTTATTGGCAGCAGCAAAATTAAAACAGCCAATATCATACCTGCTTTGTTGGTTCCTGTAGTGTATAACATGCTGATGATGTTGAAAACTTTGTAG
- a CDS encoding KH domain-containing protein: MEQLLKTIAQGLVEDKDSVNITTDSPLEDGTIVYHLHVAPDDMGRVIGKQGRIAKAIRAVMKAAAVRKDIKVAVEID; encoded by the coding sequence ATGGAACAGCTTCTGAAGACAATCGCACAGGGTCTTGTCGAGGATAAAGACTCTGTTAATATCACAACGGACAGCCCGTTGGAGGACGGTACCATTGTGTATCATCTGCATGTGGCACCGGACGATATGGGCAGAGTTATCGGCAAGCAGGGCAGAATTGCGAAAGCAATCCGCGCTGTTATGAAGGCGGCGGCTGTTCGCAAGGACATCAAGGTCGCTGTGGAAATCGACTAA
- a CDS encoding metal-dependent transcriptional regulator, which produces MSVIREAGEDYLEAILQIEKINECVRSVDVANRLGVSRPSVNKAIGILREAGMVEQQPYGDIKLTEMGRERAEAVSRRHALIKRFLVEALQVEEMVAEQDACKMEHAISAQTMARWAEFVAKYLEDN; this is translated from the coding sequence ATGAGCGTGATTAGAGAAGCAGGCGAGGATTACCTTGAAGCAATTCTGCAAATTGAAAAGATAAACGAATGTGTGCGCTCGGTTGATGTGGCAAATCGTCTTGGTGTGTCGCGCCCCAGTGTGAACAAGGCAATCGGAATTCTGCGTGAGGCAGGCATGGTAGAACAGCAGCCTTACGGTGATATTAAGCTTACCGAAATGGGGCGAGAACGTGCCGAGGCGGTATCGCGCCGCCATGCGCTCATCAAACGCTTTTTGGTGGAGGCACTGCAGGTAGAAGAAATGGTTGCCGAACAGGATGCGTGCAAGATGGAACACGCAATCAGTGCCCAGACGATGGCACGCTGGGCAGAGTTTGTTGCAAAATATTTAGAAGATAATTAA
- a CDS encoding AI-2E family transporter, whose translation MRKLDSPTKYKIRTWIVISTYVVLLFFVLFNARYFLGAASKLLSIIRPFFVGFGIAFVLNGPMKAIESRLFIGNTSKWGEKQKRFLAMLITYALFLMIFTFVISLVLPQIVTSITILINNFPQYLESLQNTINELMNRFGISSDLVQNFLGSWEDILIKVTKLLSNALPQVMNFTKSLTTGVSNLFIGFIVSIYLLAGKKRFIQQIKKFLNAYLSELHRDRMLRLGNIAYTTFNGFISGQLLDAMIVGVLCFIGMNLMPLSDAVNPYLVLISTIIAITNIIPIFGPYIGGIPCTLIILMVDLKSAIWFVVLIVLIQTVDGNIILPKIVGDSIGLSGFWVMFAIILGGGFFGLPGMIFGIPTFAVIYKIAAIITNKRLAKKQAQKELLNKGDHTITTGE comes from the coding sequence ATGAGAAAACTCGATTCTCCAACCAAATATAAAATTAGAACATGGATTGTCATCAGTACGTATGTGGTACTGTTATTTTTTGTGCTGTTCAACGCACGCTATTTTTTGGGTGCCGCATCCAAGCTGTTAAGCATTATCAGACCGTTTTTTGTGGGGTTTGGCATTGCGTTTGTGCTTAACGGGCCGATGAAAGCCATCGAATCACGCTTGTTTATAGGTAATACCAGCAAGTGGGGAGAAAAACAGAAACGCTTCCTTGCAATGCTGATTACTTATGCACTCTTTTTAATGATTTTCACTTTCGTAATTTCGCTTGTGCTGCCTCAAATAGTAACGAGCATTACCATATTGATAAATAATTTTCCGCAATATTTAGAGAGCTTGCAAAATACAATTAATGAACTGATGAACCGTTTTGGTATCAGCAGCGATCTTGTGCAAAACTTTTTGGGATCTTGGGAAGATATCCTGATAAAGGTTACCAAGCTGTTAAGCAACGCGCTGCCTCAGGTAATGAATTTTACAAAATCACTTACAACTGGGGTATCAAACCTGTTTATAGGCTTCATCGTTTCGATCTATCTGTTAGCGGGTAAAAAACGTTTTATACAGCAGATAAAAAAGTTCCTCAACGCTTATTTATCCGAACTGCACCGCGACAGAATGCTGCGTTTGGGCAACATAGCGTATACCACATTTAACGGCTTTATTTCGGGGCAATTGTTGGATGCTATGATTGTAGGCGTTTTATGCTTTATCGGTATGAACCTGATGCCTCTATCGGACGCTGTCAACCCTTATTTGGTGCTGATTTCTACGATTATTGCCATCACCAACATTATACCAATATTCGGTCCATACATCGGCGGAATACCCTGTACCTTGATTATTTTAATGGTAGATTTAAAAAGTGCCATTTGGTTTGTAGTGCTCATTGTGTTGATTCAAACGGTGGACGGCAACATCATTCTGCCCAAAATCGTAGGGGATTCCATCGGTCTTTCGGGTTTTTGGGTTATGTTTGCAATCATATTGGGCGGCGGATTTTTCGGGCTGCCGGGTATGATTTTTGGCATTCCTACTTTTGCCGTTATTTATAAGATAGCAGCGATTATAACCAATAAACGGCTTGCAAAAAAACAGGCACAAAAGGAACTGCTCAATAAAGGGGATCATACTATAACAACAGGGGAGTAG
- the trmD gene encoding tRNA (guanosine(37)-N1)-methyltransferase TrmD: protein MRIDIATLFVEMCETVLSESIIGRARGAGHIEIYCHNIRDYSDDKHRRVDDAPFGGGMGMVMQADPIYRCYCDVAESIGKKPHVIYMSPQGKKFTQQMAVEYSKMDNLFILCGHYEGVDERVIEEIVDEELSIGDYVLTGGELPALVVTDTIARMCDGVLSSDECFTDESHFNGLLEHPQYTRPANWNGRQVPEVLLGGHHANIQKWRREQSLERTLRKRPDMLKTAPLNNQDLEYLAKRKETVKD from the coding sequence ATGAGAATTGATATTGCAACGCTGTTTGTTGAAATGTGCGAGACCGTTCTCTCCGAGAGCATTATCGGGCGGGCAAGGGGTGCGGGGCATATCGAGATTTACTGCCACAATATCCGCGATTACAGCGATGATAAGCACCGCCGTGTAGATGATGCACCGTTTGGCGGCGGGATGGGTATGGTAATGCAGGCAGACCCTATCTACCGCTGCTATTGCGATGTAGCGGAGAGTATCGGCAAAAAACCGCATGTCATTTATATGTCCCCTCAGGGTAAAAAATTTACACAGCAAATGGCGGTTGAATACTCTAAGATGGATAACCTCTTTATTTTATGCGGACACTACGAGGGTGTGGACGAACGCGTGATTGAAGAAATCGTTGACGAAGAGCTTTCCATCGGGGATTATGTGCTCACAGGCGGTGAACTGCCTGCACTTGTTGTTACCGATACCATTGCCAGAATGTGTGATGGGGTGCTTTCTAGCGATGAATGCTTTACCGATGAAAGCCATTTTAACGGTCTGCTGGAGCATCCGCAATATACCCGCCCTGCTAACTGGAACGGCAGGCAGGTACCTGAGGTGCTTTTGGGCGGGCATCACGCCAATATACAAAAATGGCGCAGAGAGCAATCGCTTGAACGCACCTTGCGCAAGCGCCCTGATATGCTCAAGACTGCCCCTTTGAACAATCAAGATTTGGAATACCTTGCAAAACGAAAAGAAACAGTGAAGGACTAA
- the ylxM gene encoding YlxM family DNA-binding protein: MKNLKISLLLDFYGDILTDKQKEVIELYYNEDLSLSEIADHEGITRQGVRDSIKRGEAVLLEMEERLGLAKKFREVQEAITKIVQCAKDIEFYNKEYHYSGQIADRASAIITIATELNN, translated from the coding sequence ATGAAAAACCTTAAAATCTCGTTGCTTTTAGATTTTTACGGCGATATTCTGACCGATAAGCAAAAAGAGGTTATCGAACTTTACTACAATGAGGATCTTTCTCTCTCTGAAATAGCCGACCACGAGGGCATCACCCGCCAAGGCGTTCGAGATTCTATTAAGCGCGGCGAAGCAGTGCTTTTAGAAATGGAAGAGCGTTTGGGGCTTGCCAAAAAGTTTCGCGAAGTGCAGGAGGCAATCACCAAGATTGTTCAGTGCGCGAAGGACATTGAGTTCTACAACAAAGAATACCACTATTCGGGGCAGATTGCGGACAGGGCTTCGGCTATTATTACCATCGCAACCGAGCTGAATAATTAA
- the rpsP gene encoding 30S ribosomal protein S16 translates to MAVKIRLRRMGAKKAPFYRIVVADSRYPRDGRFIEEVGYYDPTKNPSIVKIDEEKAKKWISNGAQPTETVKSLLKANGVI, encoded by the coding sequence ATGGCTGTTAAAATAAGATTGCGCCGCATGGGTGCTAAAAAAGCGCCTTTCTATCGTATTGTTGTTGCAGATTCGAGATACCCGAGAGATGGCAGATTCATTGAGGAAGTAGGCTACTACGATCCTACAAAGAATCCTTCTATCGTAAAAATCGACGAGGAAAAAGCAAAAAAATGGATTTCTAACGGTGCACAACCAACAGAAACCGTAAAATCATTGCTAAAAGCTAACGGCGTTATCTAA
- the feoB gene encoding ferrous iron transport protein B: MSYTIALAGNPNCGKTTLFNELTGSNQYVGNWAGVTVEKKEGKTVHNGVELLVNDLPGIYSLSPYTMEEVCARDYIMNDDPDVIIDIVDGTNIERNLYLTIQLMELGRPMIIAMNMMDDVVQKGEHIDCEMLGKLLGVPVIPIVARKGEGLKQLMDEAVRIVTSGEQQHYQIKYDYNTQNALNDILLILLENKSTSDHHIQFYASKLLEADSSIADLLKLTDSQRKRIEDVILRYEATSQYGDRDTMLADARYKYITELVGKTVTKNTTPGYLTKSDKIDRIVTNRVLALPIFLLVMFLMFSVVFGPIGEGLKAAVEWLINGLITPAVERILISADAPAWTFSLILDAVIGGVGGILTFLPQIMLLFLFLSILEDSGYMARAAFIMDRLLRKLGLTGKSFIPMLMGFGCTTPAVMAARTMENDKDRKLTIMLTPFMSCGARLPIYALFAGIFFEEHQGLVVFSMYLLGIVVAIVVGLILKHTLFKGNAAPFVMELPTYRMPTLKSTMLHMWDKCKGFLVKAGTVIFSMSILVWIMQNFSFSLNMVEDSSISMFGQIGAFIAPVFIPLGFGTWQAAVALLSGIVAKEAVVTTMSVLYGAGGLALQAVLATQFTPLSAYAFMVFSLLYMPCIAAFVSIRREMNSLKWALATVLMETGVAYVVALLVYQIGSLFVR; the protein is encoded by the coding sequence ATGAGCTATACAATTGCATTGGCGGGCAACCCGAACTGCGGCAAAACCACTTTGTTTAACGAGCTTACCGGCTCGAACCAATATGTAGGCAACTGGGCGGGTGTAACGGTAGAAAAAAAAGAGGGTAAAACGGTACACAATGGGGTGGAGTTACTAGTCAACGACTTGCCCGGTATTTACTCGCTGTCTCCCTACACGATGGAAGAGGTTTGTGCGCGCGATTACATTATGAACGATGACCCCGACGTAATCATTGATATTGTAGACGGCACGAATATCGAGCGCAATTTGTACCTTACCATTCAGCTGATGGAGCTTGGCAGACCGATGATTATCGCGATGAATATGATGGATGATGTGGTGCAAAAAGGGGAGCACATCGATTGTGAAATGCTTGGTAAACTGTTGGGTGTTCCGGTTATCCCCATTGTTGCGCGCAAGGGCGAAGGCTTAAAGCAGCTGATGGACGAGGCGGTACGTATTGTTACTTCGGGCGAGCAGCAGCATTATCAGATTAAATACGATTATAATACGCAAAATGCCCTCAATGATATTCTGCTGATCCTGCTCGAGAATAAAAGTACTTCCGACCATCACATCCAATTCTATGCCAGTAAACTGCTGGAGGCAGACTCATCGATTGCCGACCTGCTCAAACTTACCGACAGCCAGCGCAAACGCATAGAAGACGTTATCTTGCGTTATGAGGCAACCTCGCAGTATGGCGACCGCGATACCATGCTTGCAGATGCACGTTATAAGTATATTACCGAGTTAGTGGGTAAAACTGTCACGAAAAACACAACTCCCGGCTATTTAACCAAGTCGGACAAGATTGACCGTATTGTAACCAACCGTGTGCTCGCACTTCCAATCTTTTTACTTGTAATGTTTTTGATGTTTTCAGTGGTATTTGGTCCTATCGGCGAAGGGCTGAAAGCAGCTGTAGAGTGGCTGATAAACGGTTTGATTACTCCTGCTGTAGAACGCATCCTAATTTCTGCGGATGCCCCTGCTTGGACGTTCAGCCTCATACTAGATGCAGTCATCGGCGGTGTGGGAGGTATATTGACGTTCTTGCCGCAAATCATGTTATTGTTTTTATTCCTTTCTATTTTAGAGGACAGCGGATATATGGCGCGTGCGGCGTTTATTATGGACCGGCTGCTGCGTAAACTGGGGCTAACGGGTAAATCGTTTATCCCTATGTTAATGGGGTTTGGCTGTACGACGCCCGCAGTAATGGCGGCACGTACGATGGAAAATGATAAAGACCGTAAACTCACCATTATGCTTACACCGTTTATGTCGTGTGGTGCAAGGCTGCCGATTTATGCGCTGTTTGCGGGCATCTTTTTTGAGGAACATCAGGGACTGGTTGTGTTCTCGATGTATCTGCTCGGCATTGTAGTTGCCATTGTAGTGGGGCTTATTTTAAAGCACACCCTGTTTAAAGGCAACGCGGCGCCGTTTGTTATGGAGCTGCCCACTTACCGAATGCCCACGCTCAAAAGTACCATGCTGCATATGTGGGATAAGTGCAAGGGCTTTCTTGTTAAGGCGGGAACTGTTATCTTCTCGATGAGCATTCTAGTATGGATTATGCAAAACTTTAGTTTTTCACTGAATATGGTAGAAGATAGTTCTATCAGCATGTTTGGTCAAATCGGGGCATTCATTGCACCGGTGTTTATTCCCCTTGGTTTTGGTACATGGCAGGCGGCGGTTGCTCTGCTTTCGGGTATCGTAGCAAAAGAAGCGGTGGTTACCACAATGAGTGTTTTGTACGGGGCGGGCGGTTTGGCACTGCAAGCGGTGTTGGCAACACAGTTTACGCCCCTTTCGGCTTATGCGTTTATGGTGTTTAGTTTACTTTATATGCCGTGTATTGCCGCATTTGTATCCATTCGCCGTGAAATGAACTCGCTGAAATGGGCTCTCGCCACTGTGCTGATGGAAACGGGTGTAGCTTATGTGGTTGCACTATTGGTGTATCAAATTGGCAGCCTGTTTGTGAGATAG
- a CDS encoding Mrp/NBP35 family ATP-binding protein codes for MSEECTHDCSSCSQNCSSREKSPKDFLEQPHELSCIKKVIGVVSGKGGVGKSLVTGMLSVLMRRKEYHVAVLDADITGPSVPKMFGIHEHACGDESGIYPAKTKTGIDVMSVNLLLENESDPVIWRGPVIAGTVKQFWTDVIWNDVDFMFVDMPPGTGDVALTVFQSIPVDGIIIVTSPQELVSMIVEKAVNMAKMMNIPILGLVENYSYIECPDCGKKMPVFGESHIDETAQKFGLDVLGRLPIDPQLAKNCDGGVIELFEGNWLDKAADKIETL; via the coding sequence ATGAGCGAAGAATGTACCCATGATTGTTCAAGCTGTTCTCAAAATTGCTCGAGCCGAGAAAAAAGCCCTAAAGATTTTTTAGAGCAGCCGCACGAATTAAGTTGTATCAAAAAAGTAATTGGTGTTGTCAGCGGCAAAGGCGGGGTAGGTAAAAGCCTTGTTACCGGCATGCTGTCTGTACTGATGAGGCGCAAAGAGTATCATGTGGCTGTGCTGGATGCGGATATCACAGGACCGTCTGTACCCAAAATGTTCGGTATCCACGAGCACGCGTGCGGCGATGAATCGGGCATTTACCCTGCAAAAACCAAAACAGGCATTGATGTAATGTCGGTAAACCTGCTGTTGGAAAACGAAAGTGATCCGGTTATCTGGCGCGGGCCTGTCATTGCCGGTACTGTAAAACAGTTCTGGACAGATGTTATTTGGAATGACGTAGATTTTATGTTTGTGGATATGCCCCCGGGAACCGGAGATGTTGCGCTCACGGTGTTTCAGTCTATACCGGTGGATGGCATTATCATTGTTACTTCTCCGCAAGAGCTTGTTTCGATGATTGTGGAAAAGGCAGTCAATATGGCAAAGATGATGAACATCCCCATTCTTGGTCTTGTTGAAAACTACAGCTACATCGAGTGCCCCGATTGCGGCAAAAAAATGCCGGTGTTCGGCGAAAGCCACATCGACGAAACCGCACAAAAATTTGGGCTGGATGTACTTGGTAGATTGCCCATTGACCCGCAGCTTGCCAAGAACTGCGACGGTGGTGTAATTGAACTGTTTGAAGGCAACTGGCTCGATAAAGCAGCCGATAAAATTGAAACGTTGTAG
- a CDS encoding FeoB-associated Cys-rich membrane protein, whose amino-acid sequence MAKYIIIGICILLIVLALVLFVRNLRNMAKGKCCEGCKGCSQRGSCGIVPPEEENKQD is encoded by the coding sequence ATGGCAAAATATATTATTATCGGTATTTGCATTCTCCTGATTGTATTGGCTCTGGTGCTTTTTGTACGAAATCTTCGCAATATGGCAAAAGGTAAGTGCTGCGAGGGTTGTAAGGGGTGTTCGCAGCGCGGCAGTTGCGGCATCGTTCCTCCCGAAGAGGAAAACAAGCAAGATTAA